A single region of the Sulfitobacter geojensis genome encodes:
- the thyX gene encoding FAD-dependent thymidylate synthase, with protein MPLSPEQQAEIDELRTQTSPTLRATVPGMEAHLYRAYDVLDHGFIRVIDYMGDDSAICQAARVSYGKGTKSVQNDEGLIRYLMRHWHSTPFEMCEIKLHVKLPVFVARQWIRHRTANVNEYSARYSILDREFYIPAPEHVNAQSVVNNQGRGGVLEGAEAARVLEILKSDSNRAYDNYESMISTDGPDGAPQDGLARELARMNLPSNIYTQWYWKVDLHNLFHFLRLRADKHAQYEIRVYADAICKVVADWVPAAYGAFEDYRLGGATMSGKALDCVRRMIAGEEVTQETSGMSKGEWREFMGVIG; from the coding sequence ATGCCCCTGTCACCCGAACAACAAGCCGAAATCGACGAACTGCGCACGCAGACCTCGCCAACCCTGCGCGCCACCGTGCCGGGGATGGAGGCGCATCTGTACCGCGCCTATGACGTGCTCGACCACGGGTTCATCCGCGTCATCGACTATATGGGCGACGATTCTGCCATCTGTCAGGCCGCCCGCGTGTCCTACGGCAAGGGCACCAAATCCGTGCAGAATGACGAGGGGCTGATCCGCTACCTCATGCGCCACTGGCACTCGACCCCGTTCGAGATGTGCGAGATCAAACTGCACGTCAAACTGCCCGTCTTTGTCGCCCGCCAGTGGATCCGCCACCGTACCGCCAACGTCAACGAATACTCCGCCCGCTATTCGATCCTTGACCGCGAATTCTATATTCCCGCGCCCGAACATGTGAACGCGCAAAGCGTGGTGAACAATCAGGGCAGGGGCGGCGTGCTGGAAGGCGCGGAAGCCGCCCGCGTCCTTGAAATCCTGAAATCCGACAGCAACCGTGCCTATGACAACTACGAAAGCATGATCTCGACCGATGGCCCCGACGGCGCGCCGCAAGACGGCCTTGCCCGCGAACTGGCCCGCATGAACCTGCCGTCAAACATCTACACTCAATGGTACTGGAAAGTGGACCTCCATAACCTGTTTCATTTCTTGCGTCTGCGGGCAGATAAACATGCACAGTATGAAATAAGGGTTTACGCGGACGCGATTTGCAAAGTCGTCGCCGACTGGGTGCCCGCCGCCTACGGCGCGTTCGAGGATTACCGTCTGGGCGGTGCAACGATGTCCGGCAAAGCGCTCGACTGCGTGCGCCGCATGATCGCGGGGGAAGAGGTGACGCAGGAGACCTCTGGGATGTCCAAGGGGGAATGGCGGGAGTTTATGGGGGTTATTGGCTAG
- a CDS encoding porin family protein, with protein MALQKLQLWGATVALGGLLAFGGGALAQSVLTADQMRNAAGLSLKDGNPVQAEALAQALLTRDENDLTALLIRARALRDLGRLDEAQDMTRRAWRQAGSDADRYATALITAQVLSSQGKRTRAQLWLRRAAQHAPNDALRRRAERDFGYVKQQNPWKTDVTFTFAPNSNINNGSARDRSRLNYAISEILFGEPVEYDLNAEAQAISGLEVGGSLRSRYRFHQTPISAHDAKVALSYRTFSITDDLGASDVSGSDFAFGSASVGYGYRRFVMDKKGEFAADVEAGQSWYGGSRYASFLRGQAQQLLYLSPRQQLRFGGEVERQWGQATADRDLFGLSASITQAFASGNSGFAGLYLTTTQSDTASVEYSEVTLRTGLALRQPVLGAKVQFGLGASWRDYDVSRDSRDGRQDRRVFADVTATFKDIDYYGFNPAVTLSASSTDSNVGLYDVNRVGLNIGIKSAF; from the coding sequence ATGGCCTTGCAGAAATTGCAGCTTTGGGGCGCGACTGTCGCTCTTGGGGGCCTTCTCGCTTTTGGCGGGGGGGCCTTGGCGCAAAGCGTATTGACGGCGGACCAGATGCGCAATGCGGCTGGTCTAAGCCTGAAAGACGGCAATCCGGTTCAGGCCGAGGCGCTTGCGCAGGCCTTGCTGACGCGTGACGAAAACGATCTGACTGCATTATTGATCCGCGCCCGTGCGCTGCGCGATCTCGGCCGATTGGACGAGGCGCAGGACATGACGCGCCGCGCGTGGCGACAGGCCGGCAGTGACGCTGACAGATACGCCACGGCGCTGATCACGGCACAGGTGTTGTCCTCGCAAGGCAAACGCACCCGCGCCCAGCTTTGGTTGCGCCGCGCGGCGCAGCACGCGCCGAATGACGCGCTGCGCCGGCGTGCGGAACGCGATTTCGGGTATGTGAAGCAGCAAAATCCGTGGAAGACGGATGTGACCTTCACCTTTGCGCCAAATTCCAACATCAACAACGGATCAGCACGGGATCGGTCGCGGCTGAATTATGCGATCTCCGAAATCCTGTTCGGGGAACCGGTCGAATATGACCTGAACGCCGAAGCACAGGCCATTTCCGGGCTTGAAGTTGGCGGTTCGCTGCGCAGCCGCTACCGGTTTCACCAAACCCCGATTTCCGCCCATGACGCAAAGGTTGCCCTGTCCTACCGGACCTTCAGCATCACCGATGATCTGGGGGCATCTGACGTCAGCGGATCGGACTTTGCCTTTGGCAGCGCGTCTGTCGGGTATGGATACCGCCGGTTTGTGATGGATAAGAAGGGCGAATTCGCAGCCGATGTCGAAGCGGGTCAAAGCTGGTATGGTGGCAGTCGGTATGCCAGTTTCCTGCGCGGCCAAGCGCAACAATTGCTATATCTGTCCCCGCGCCAGCAACTGCGGTTCGGCGGTGAGGTCGAGCGGCAGTGGGGGCAAGCGACAGCGGACCGCGATCTGTTCGGCCTGTCCGCCAGTATCACGCAGGCCTTTGCGTCTGGCAACTCCGGTTTTGCGGGGCTGTATCTGACGACGACCCAATCCGACACTGCGAGTGTGGAATATTCCGAAGTCACGCTGCGCACCGGACTGGCACTGCGCCAACCGGTGCTGGGGGCAAAGGTGCAATTTGGCCTTGGTGCCAGTTGGCGCGATTATGATGTCTCGCGCGATTCCCGTGACGGGCGCCAAGACAGGCGTGTTTTTGCGGATGTGACCGCGACCTTCAAAGACATTGATTATTACGGGTTCAACCCTGCGGTGACCCTGTCCGCGTCGAGCACGGATAGCAATGTCGGGCTGTATGATGTGAACCGCGTCGGATTGAACATCGGGATTAAATCGGCGTTTTAG
- a CDS encoding VOC family protein: protein MPIKYLHTMVRVKDLDASIAFYKLLGLVERRRTENEGGRFTLVFLCPPGMDDGHADVELTYNWDGDDALPSDSRHFGHLAYTVENIYEMCQHLMDNGVTINRPPRDGNMAFVRSPDNISIELLQEGDALAPAEPWASMENTGHW from the coding sequence ATGCCGATCAAATACCTGCACACGATGGTGCGCGTCAAAGACCTTGATGCCTCGATCGCCTTTTACAAATTGCTGGGACTGGTGGAGCGTCGCCGTACAGAAAACGAAGGCGGCCGCTTTACGCTGGTGTTTCTGTGCCCTCCGGGGATGGACGACGGGCACGCCGATGTTGAATTGACCTACAACTGGGATGGCGATGATGCGCTGCCCAGCGACAGCCGCCACTTTGGTCACCTCGCCTATACGGTCGAAAATATTTATGAGATGTGTCAGCACCTTATGGACAACGGCGTGACCATCAACCGTCCCCCGCGCGATGGCAACATGGCGTTTGTGCGCAGCCCTGACAACATTTCGATCGAGTTGTTGCAAGAAGGCGATGCGCTGGCACCGGCCGAACCCTGGGCCAGCATGGAAAACACCGGTCACTGGTGA
- a CDS encoding DUF1194 domain-containing protein: MAVSGAAVAECRLALVLALDVSSSVDPTEDALQRGGVVAALTAPEVAEAFFATDQHVALAVYEWSGREQQDILLDWTLIDGPHALLAAAETVAATRRGHADYPTAMGHALGFGVRLLEAAPPCARHTLDMAGDGQNNEGFGPQDAYNAYPFDEVTVNGLVVNAGDFEGELGLIPFYRAEVLHGRGAFLEIANGFADYERAMRRKLVREVTPVVIGRLDGGN, translated from the coding sequence ATGGCCGTATCGGGGGCGGCGGTTGCCGAATGCCGCCTTGCGCTGGTGCTGGCGCTGGATGTGTCGAGTTCGGTTGACCCCACCGAAGATGCGCTGCAACGCGGCGGTGTGGTGGCGGCACTGACCGCGCCCGAAGTGGCCGAAGCGTTCTTTGCCACCGATCAACACGTCGCCCTCGCGGTCTATGAATGGTCAGGGCGCGAGCAGCAGGACATCTTGCTGGACTGGACCCTGATCGACGGGCCACATGCCTTGCTTGCTGCCGCAGAAACGGTGGCGGCGACACGGCGTGGCCATGCGGATTACCCCACAGCAATGGGTCATGCCCTCGGGTTCGGGGTGCGCTTGCTTGAGGCGGCACCGCCTTGCGCGCGCCATACGTTGGACATGGCGGGGGACGGGCAAAACAACGAGGGGTTTGGCCCGCAAGATGCCTATAACGCATATCCTTTTGACGAGGTCACGGTGAACGGTTTGGTCGTGAACGCCGGTGATTTCGAGGGCGAGTTGGGATTGATCCCGTTTTACCGCGCCGAGGTTTTGCACGGGCGCGGTGCATTTTTGGAAATCGCCAACGGGTTTGCCGATTATGAACGTGCGATGCGGCGCAAGCTGGTGCGCGAGGTCACGCCGGTCGTGATCGGGCGGCTGGACGGGGGAAACTGA
- a CDS encoding DUF1194 domain-containing protein, producing MIRAAVMAAALALLAGPVVAECRQALALGLDVSGSVDAREYRLQMDGVATALNAQEVREKLMLMPAAPVRVMVFEWSGPADQAVVVPWTVIDSAAALDGVIAALRATQRRDASPGTALGVAMSEGERHLRAQSACWKRTLDLSGDGKSNLGPRPRDMRARLERSGITINALVIGVNDPDMGDIRQAEIAELSSYFRAEVVLGPDAFVQTAIGFTDYARAMTQKLIRELEGLVLSRL from the coding sequence ATGATCCGCGCGGCGGTAATGGCTGCTGCCCTGGCCCTGCTCGCGGGCCCCGTGGTGGCGGAATGCCGGCAGGCGCTGGCACTGGGGCTGGACGTATCGGGATCCGTGGATGCGCGCGAATACCGGTTGCAGATGGACGGTGTCGCCACGGCGCTGAACGCACAGGAAGTGCGCGAAAAGCTGATGTTGATGCCCGCCGCCCCCGTCAGGGTGATGGTGTTCGAATGGTCAGGCCCTGCGGATCAGGCGGTTGTGGTCCCGTGGACGGTGATCGACAGCGCGGCAGCGCTGGACGGGGTGATCGCAGCCCTGCGGGCGACACAGCGGCGCGATGCCAGCCCCGGCACGGCGTTGGGCGTGGCGATGAGCGAAGGGGAGCGGCACCTGCGTGCGCAAAGCGCGTGCTGGAAACGCACGCTGGATCTGTCGGGGGACGGCAAGTCGAACCTTGGCCCGCGCCCGCGCGACATGCGCGCGCGACTGGAGCGCAGCGGGATCACGATCAATGCCTTGGTGATCGGGGTCAATGACCCTGATATGGGCGATATCCGGCAGGCGGAAATCGCGGAACTCTCGTCCTATTTCCGCGCAGAAGTGGTGCTGGGGCCGGATGCCTTTGTGCAGACCGCAATCGGGTTTACCGATTACGCGCGGGCGATGACGCAAAAGCTGATCCGCGAGCTGGAGGGGCTGGTGCTGTCCAGACTGTAA
- a CDS encoding YHS domain-containing (seleno)protein: MTPFTRRAFILSAASLYLVSPALAAQKRVSTGADGVALQGYDTRAYWDDATARKGSDTHQVDWNGVPWHFATKAEAEVFAASPARFAPQFSGFCTRAMSFKKVVDGDPEVWRIFEGKLYLFAQPKGGKAFDKSAAPMIAKAQAHWDSLG, encoded by the coding sequence ATGACACCCTTCACCCGCCGTGCGTTCATCTTGTCAGCTGCCAGCCTGTATCTGGTATCGCCCGCGCTTGCGGCACAAAAACGGGTGTCGACAGGGGCGGATGGTGTGGCTCTTCAAGGGTATGACACCCGCGCATATTGGGACGATGCGACGGCCCGCAAGGGGTCAGACACTCATCAGGTCGATTGGAACGGTGTACCGTGGCATTTCGCGACCAAGGCAGAGGCGGAGGTTTTCGCCGCCAGCCCTGCCCGCTTTGCCCCGCAGTTTAGCGGCTTTTGCACCCGCGCGATGTCATTCAAAAAGGTAGTGGATGGCGACCCGGAGGTCTGGCGCATCTTTGAGGGCAAGCTGTATCTTTTTGCCCAGCCAAAAGGCGGCAAGGCATTTGACAAAAGTGCCGCCCCGATGATTGCCAAGGCACAGGCCCATTGGGACAGCCTTGGCTAA
- a CDS encoding MarR family winged helix-turn-helix transcriptional regulator: MSIQDPIGHSARNNDFMIGYLEALSLVERLHRLLLDVIKDEFERVGALEINAVQALLLFNIGDNEVTAGELKSRGYYQGSNVSYNLKKLVEMGYMHHQRCEIDRRSVRVRLTEKGRNIRDVVADLFERHADGLRDKGVLGQDGIAEITGSLKRMERYWTDQIRYIY, encoded by the coding sequence ATGAGTATTCAAGACCCCATCGGGCACAGCGCTCGAAACAACGACTTTATGATCGGCTATCTCGAAGCGCTGTCGTTGGTCGAACGGTTGCACCGGCTGTTGCTGGACGTGATCAAGGATGAATTCGAACGCGTCGGTGCGTTAGAAATCAATGCGGTGCAGGCCCTGTTGCTGTTCAACATCGGCGACAACGAGGTGACGGCAGGCGAATTGAAAAGCCGCGGCTATTACCAAGGCAGCAACGTCAGTTACAACCTGAAAAAGCTGGTGGAAATGGGCTATATGCACCACCAGCGATGCGAGATTGACCGCCGTTCGGTGCGGGTGCGCCTGACCGAAAAAGGGCGCAACATCCGCGATGTGGTGGCGGATCTGTTCGAACGTCACGCAGACGGTCTGCGCGACAAGGGCGTGCTGGGGCAGGACGGTATTGCCGAAATCACCGGATCGCTCAAACGGATGGAGCGCTACTGGACCGACCAGATCCGCTATATCTATTAA
- a CDS encoding succinate dehydrogenase assembly factor 2, giving the protein MSEELRDHKIKRLYMRSIRRGIKEMDLILTSFADRHLAQMADAGLDLYDAMLNENDHDLYQWVTGQQPAPAQFSGLIADIAADFSPLK; this is encoded by the coding sequence ATGTCTGAGGAATTGCGGGACCACAAAATCAAACGCCTGTACATGCGCTCGATCCGGCGCGGGATCAAGGAAATGGACTTGATCCTGACGTCCTTTGCCGACCGGCATCTGGCGCAGATGGCGGATGCGGGGCTTGATCTTTATGATGCGATGCTGAACGAAAACGACCACGATCTGTATCAATGGGTCACCGGCCAACAGCCGGCACCGGCGCAGTTTTCGGGGCTGATTGCCGATATCGCCGCCGACTTTTCCCCGCTCAAGTAG
- a CDS encoding helix-turn-helix domain-containing protein — MTDETDWYGPEAATFGDRVAAARERAGMNQGVLAKRLGVKLTTLRSWEEDRSEPRANRLSMLAGLLNVSMMWLINGEGEGIEGPLDAETVGEDMQAILTDIRLLRAEMLSNVEAMGRLEKRLRLALEAPQHV; from the coding sequence ATGACCGATGAAACAGACTGGTATGGCCCCGAAGCCGCAACATTCGGCGACCGCGTGGCTGCGGCGCGTGAACGGGCGGGCATGAACCAGGGTGTGCTGGCCAAACGGCTGGGCGTGAAGCTGACAACGTTGCGGTCATGGGAAGAAGACCGTTCCGAACCGCGCGCCAACCGGCTGTCAATGCTGGCAGGGTTGTTGAACGTGTCGATGATGTGGCTGATCAACGGAGAGGGCGAAGGCATTGAAGGCCCGCTTGACGCGGAAACCGTAGGCGAGGACATGCAGGCCATCCTGACGGACATCCGCCTGCTGCGCGCCGAAATGCTGTCGAATGTCGAAGCCATGGGGCGTCTTGAAAAACGCCTGCGTCTGGCGCTTGAGGCACCGCAACATGTCTGA
- a CDS encoding pyridoxal phosphate-dependent aminotransferase: MELLSATLDRVKPSPTIAVSNKAAELKAAGHDIIGLGAGEPDFDTPQNIKDAAIAAINAGKTKYTAVDGIAELKQAICAKFKRDNGLDYKPSQVSVGTGGKQILYNALMATLNEGDEVVIPAPYWVSYPDMVLLAGGTPVIAEASLQTGFKLTADQLEAAITDKTKWLIFNSPSNPTGAGYTWDELKQLTDVLMRHPHVMVMTDDMYEHLVYDDFKFCTPAQVEPQLYERTLTVNGVSKAYAMTGWRIGYAAGPEKLIGAMRKVQSQSTSNPCSVSQWAAVEALNGTQDFIATNNEMFARRRDLVVKMLNEAEGIRCPVPDGAFYVYPSIAGCIGKTSAAGTKITNDEVFATALLEETGVAVVFGAAFGLSPNFRVSYATSDAALTEACTRIQTFCAGLT, encoded by the coding sequence ATGGAACTGCTCTCCGCGACGCTCGACCGTGTCAAACCGTCCCCCACCATCGCCGTGTCCAATAAAGCCGCCGAATTGAAGGCCGCCGGACATGATATCATCGGCCTTGGCGCCGGCGAGCCGGATTTCGACACGCCCCAGAACATCAAGGACGCAGCGATCGCCGCGATCAACGCGGGCAAGACCAAGTACACGGCCGTGGATGGGATTGCGGAGCTGAAACAGGCGATTTGCGCCAAGTTCAAACGCGACAACGGGCTTGACTACAAACCGTCGCAGGTCAGCGTTGGCACGGGCGGCAAACAGATCCTGTACAATGCTTTGATGGCCACATTGAACGAAGGCGACGAGGTGGTGATCCCTGCCCCTTATTGGGTCAGCTACCCCGATATGGTGTTGCTTGCGGGCGGCACGCCGGTGATTGCCGAGGCCTCGTTGCAGACCGGTTTCAAACTGACCGCAGATCAGCTTGAGGCTGCGATCACCGACAAAACCAAATGGCTGATCTTTAACTCGCCGTCCAATCCGACCGGCGCGGGTTACACGTGGGACGAGCTGAAACAGCTGACGGATGTGTTGATGCGTCACCCGCATGTGATGGTGATGACCGATGATATGTATGAACATCTGGTCTATGACGATTTCAAATTCTGCACCCCCGCACAGGTTGAACCGCAGCTGTACGAGCGGACCTTGACGGTCAATGGCGTGTCCAAAGCCTATGCGATGACGGGCTGGCGCATAGGATATGCGGCGGGGCCGGAAAAGCTGATCGGGGCGATGCGCAAGGTGCAATCGCAATCCACCTCCAACCCCTGTTCGGTAAGCCAGTGGGCAGCTGTCGAGGCATTGAACGGCACGCAGGATTTCATCGCGACAAACAACGAGATGTTCGCGCGGCGTCGTGATCTTGTGGTGAAGATGCTGAACGAAGCAGAGGGCATCCGTTGCCCGGTCCCGGACGGGGCGTTTTATGTCTACCCCTCCATCGCGGGCTGCATCGGCAAAACATCGGCGGCAGGCACAAAGATCACCAACGACGAGGTCTTTGCGACGGCATTGCTGGAAGAGACCGGCGTGGCCGTCGTCTTTGGTGCGGCTTTCGGTCTTTCACCCAACTTTAGAGTGAGTTACGCTACGTCTGATGCAGCTCTGACAGAGGCCTGCACCCGCATCCAGACCTTCTGTGCGGGATTGACCTAA
- a CDS encoding bleomycin resistance protein, with the protein MAPDRITANLPSRDFDETLRFYEQLGFTLHFRNDGWMIMGRGTMQLEFYPHPKLVAAENWSSACIRVDDLDGLHTQWSVLDLPDDPNGRPLNMDMIGGAGQPRFFPVIDCNGSLLRCIDNGSV; encoded by the coding sequence ATGGCACCGGACCGGATCACCGCCAACCTGCCCAGTCGGGATTTTGATGAAACCCTGCGCTTTTACGAGCAGCTGGGTTTCACCCTTCATTTTCGCAATGACGGCTGGATGATCATGGGGCGTGGCACCATGCAGCTGGAGTTTTATCCCCACCCCAAGCTGGTGGCGGCGGAAAACTGGTCCAGTGCCTGCATTCGGGTGGATGACCTTGACGGGTTGCATACGCAATGGTCTGTGCTGGATCTGCCGGATGATCCCAATGGCCGCCCGCTGAATATGGACATGATCGGTGGTGCGGGACAGCCGCGCTTTTTCCCGGTGATTGATTGCAACGGCTCGCTTTTGCGATGCATCGACAACGGGAGCGTGTAA